GCGGCTGCGCTGCCCCTCGCCGACGAGCCGCGACTGGCGCTTTCGCGAGGTGCGGGCGGGCGGCGAGGTGCTCGGCGAGTACGCGCTGCTCCCACTGCGCTCGCGCCGCGGCCTCGGCCGCTGGTGCGTCGCCGCACGCACCGCGGGCGGCCCGCTGAACGAAGGCGAGCGGGTCGCGGTCTACTACCGGGTCGTTACCGATTCCCGCGGCAACGTCCTGCAGCAGGAGGCGTTGCGATGAGGCGGCGTCGCGGTTTCACCCTGGTCGAGGTCACCGTCGCCCTCGTGGTGCTGGCCCTGGGGGGGGCCGCGGTGACCGCGGCCCTGCTGGGCGTCGAGCGCAGCGCCCGTGAGGCGCAGCGCCTGGGGGCGCAGCTCGCCGCGCTCGAGAACGCCGCCGAAGCCGTTCGGCGGCTGCCCGCGCCGCCGTCGCAGGAGCGCCCCTGCCCCGGCCTTCGCGCCGCCGACTACCCGGAGCTGGGCGCGTTTCGTTGCGTCGTGCGCCCGCTTCCGGGCGGGGGGCGCGCCGTCGAGGTCGTCCTCCTCGACGGCGCGGGCCGGGTCCTCGCCGCCACCGTGGGGGTGACGCGGTGAGGCGGGCGGGCGGGTTCACCCTGGTGGAGCTGGCCGTCGCGGGCCTGCTCGCCGCGATCGTGGCGCTGATGGCGGCGATGCTCTTCGTGCCCTCGGTGCGGATGTGGCAGCAGGCGCAGCAGGCCTTCGCCGTTCAGGGCGACCACCTGGCGGTGCGCAGGGCCTTCCTCGACGACGTGCACCGCGCGGTGGACGGTCGGGTGGTGCGCGGGGAGCTCGTCCTGCGCCGCAACGACGGCCGCCGGGTGTGCTACCGCTTCCGGGCGGGCCGGCTCGAGCGGGCCGAGGCGAGCCGCAGCTGCCGCTCAGACGCCTTCGCGGCCCTGACGACCCTGAACGGGTACGCGGGGCGCTTCGAGGTCACGGGTCCGGCGGTCCGGCTCCGCTTCACCCGCCTGCCCGGGGACGCCTCCCTGCCCGAGGTCTACGCGGTCACCCGCGCGGCCGCCGCACTCCGGTAAAATGGGTCCATCGCATGGCTGAGCTCTATTGCACCGCGCGTACGCTGTTCCTCTACACGACCGAGCTGATCGAGCACCCCCTCGAGGGCGTGATCAGCGGCGGCGAACCCGACTACGAACACCTGGTCGCGGAGGTGCGGGGGTTCTTGCGGGCGCAGCGCGTGCGGGGCCCCCTCTACCTGGGCCTTTCCAGCGAGTTCCTGCTGCTACGGACCGCGCTCTTTCCCGTTCTCGAGGGCTTTCCGCTGGCCGAGGCGGTGCTGGCCGAGGCCGAACGCAGCCCGTTCTGGGGTCAGCACGACCTCACGATCGACTACGAACTGCTGGACACCGTCGACGAACACCGCCGCCGCGTCCTCTTCGCGGCGATGCCGGCGCAGGCCGTGGCCGCGCTGACCCGGCGCCTGCGCCCCCGCCGGCTCGAGCCCCTGCCGCTTGCGATCTGGCGGGCCTCGCGGTCGCAGTTCGAAGGCCGCGAGAGCTGGATCGTGTTGGAGACGTTGACCAACAGCATGGCGCTCTTCGAGCAGGGCCGGCTCACCGACTTTCGCCAGCTCGCCCACCCCCTGGCCGAGGGCGGGCAGGCGCTGGTCGACGAGGTCGTGCGCTCGCTCCAGCTCTTCGGCCGCTACGAGCCGGTGGAGGCGGCCTGGCTGTTCGGGCTTCCCGAGCCGCCCCCCGCCCCCGAGGGGCTTCCCGCGCAAGAGGTCGTGCAGTCGGCCCAGCCGGGGGTGCTGAAGGCCGCCGCCTGGCGCCGGGAGCCGCCCGGCCTCGACCTGCGTCCGCGGCGGCGCCGGCTGGGGGAGGGGCTGCCGCGCGAGGCCCAGCGGGCGCTGCTGTGGTCTTCGTTCTGGCTTGCGCTGGGCGTCTCTGGCTACGCGGTGCTGAACGCTCAGCTGCAGGGGCAGCGGTCGATCAACGAGGGCCTGCGGCGGGACATCGCCCGGCTCGAGGCAGTTCGCCCCGAAGAGCAGGAGCCCCTGCCCGAGGGCGTGACCACCGGGCTGCTGGAGCGGGTGAGCGGCGCGCTGCCCGAGGGGACCTGGCTCGACGGCATCCAGGTCGACGAGTTCAAGCTGGTGCTTCGCGGGCACGCGCTCGACCCGCGCGCCCCCCAGGTGCTGGCGCGCCGGCTCGAGGCCCCGCCCGCCTGGACCCAGTGGGACGAAGAGGGCGAGGACTTCGCCTGGGAGGTGAGCCTTGAGCTACCGCAGTAAGCTGGGCGAACTGCTCCTGCGCCGCGGCTACATCACCGAGGAACAGCTCCAAGACGCGCTCCGGGAACAGGCGCGCACCGGGGAACGCCTCGGTCAGGTCCTGCTGCGCCGCGGCTACCTCAAGGAGGAGGACCTGGTGCGGGCGCTGGCCACGCAGCAGCAGGCCGAGGTCGTCCACCTCGGCCAGGTCGAGGCCGACCCCGAGGCGGTGGCGCTCGTCGACGACCGCTTCGCCCGCAAGCACCTGGTCTTCCCCTACCGCCTCGACGGGCACCGGCTCTACGTGGCCATGGCCAACCCCGGCGACCTCAAGCTGATCGACGAGCTGCGCTACATGACCGGGCGCGAGATCGTTCCCCAGCTCGCCTCGGACTCCGAGATCCTGCACGCCCTGAACCGGGCGCTCGGCCGCGCCACGATCGAGGAGGCGCGGCCCGCCAACCCCGCGCCCCTGGAGGAGGCCCTGCCCGAACCGGAGGCTTCCCCCGCGGTGCGCACCGCCGACGCCCTGCTGCGCGACGCGATCGCCGCGGGGGCGTCGGACCTGCACCTGGACCCGGCGGAACACCAGCTCGTCGTGCGCATGCGCGTCGACGGGGTGTTGCAGGAGCTCCGGCGCCTTTCCAAGGACGAGGCTCCGGCGGTGGTGGCGCGGTTCAAGATCCTGGCCGGGCTCGACATCGCCGAGCGCCGCCGCCCCCAGGACGGGCACTTCTCCTTCGTCTACGAAGGCAAGCGCCACGAGGTGCGGATCGCCAGCGTGGGCACGCTCTGGGGCGAGCAGGTCGTCTTGCGCATCATCTACCCCACGGCCGTCCGCCTCGGGCTCGAGCAGCTGGGGATGTTCCGTCCGGAGCTGGAGAAGTTCAGCAAGCTGGTGCGCAGCCCCCACGGCATCCTCTTCGTCACCGGCCCCACGGGCTCGGGGAAGACGACGACGCTCTACGCCGCGCTCGAGCACATCTACACCCCCCAGCGCAACTTCATCACCATCGAGGACCCCGTCGAGTTCCCGCTCGAGGGCGTCAACCAGATCCCGGTGCAGCCACGCATCGGGCTCGGCTTCGCCCAGGTGCTGCGGGCGGCGCTGCGCCTCGACCCCGACGTCATCCTGGTGGGCGAGGTGCGCGACACCGAGACCCTGGACACCGCGTTGCGCGCGGCCCTGACCGGGCATTTCGTCCTCGCCACCCTCCACGCCAACGACGCCCTTTCGGCGGTCAGCCGCCTGATCGAGATGGGCGCCGAGCGCTACCTGCTGGCGTCGACCCTGCGCGGCATCGTCGCCCAGCGTCTGGTGCGCCGGGTCTGCCCCCAGTGCGGCGAGTGGCGGCCGCTCACCGAGGAGGAGCGCTGGTTCCTGAGCGGCGAGGCGCCCCCCAAGGAGCGGCGCGGCCAGGGCTGCAGCTACTGCCGCAACACCGGGTACACCGGGCGGCTGGGCCTCTACGAGGTCTTCGCCTTCGACCGCGAGAGCCTGCGCATCGTGGGCGAGGGCGAGGGGGAGCCGGCGCTGCGGGCGTACGCCGAGAAGATCGAGCACCGCACCCTGCGGGAGATCGGCCTGCTGCAGGTGCGCGAGGGGCAGACCACCGTCGAGGAGCTGATGCGGGTGTTGGGGATGCTGGAGGCCTAGATGCGCTACCTCTACCTGGCCAGCGACGAGAGCGGAACCCGCACCGCCGAGGGCGTGATCGAGGCCGAGAACCTGCAGGAGGCCCGCCGCCGCCTGCGCGAGATGGGCCTCTTCCCGCTGCGCCTGGCGCCCGCCGGACGCCGCCGCCGCCACCGGAGGCCGGGCAGCGGCGATCTGGTGCTCTTCATGGAACAGTTCGCCACCCTGATCGGGGCGGGGGTGAGCCTGGTGCAGGCGCTGCACACCCTCAGCCTGCAAAGCCCCCACCCCACGTTGCGCCACGCCGCCCAGCAGGTGCGCAGCCGGGTCGAGGGGGGCGCGGGGCTGGCCGAGGCCATGGGGGAGTTCCCCGAGGCCTTCCCCCCGATCGTGGTGCGCATGGTCGCCGCGGCCGAGCTGAGCGGCTCCCTCGAGGAGACGCTGCGCCGCGTCGCGCGCTACCTGGACGACGCCTTCGAGCTGCAGCAGAAGATCCGTTCGGCGCTCACCTATCCGTTCTTCGCGATCACGATTGTGCTCCTCGCGGTGGTGGCGCTGCTCGTGGTGGTCGTGCCCGTCTTTCAGAAGCTCTACGCCGGCGCCGGCGCCGAGCTCCCGGGGATCACCCTGGCGCTGCTCGCCGTTTCCGACGCCGTCCGCCGCTACGCGCCGCTCATTCTCCTCGGCGCCGTCCTTCTGGTCTGGGCCTTCCGGCGGTGGCGCGCCACCCCCACCGGCGGCTACCTCATCGACCGCGCGCTCCTGGGGCTGCCCGTCTTCGGGCCGATCGCACACAAGAGCGGGCTCGCCCGTTTTGCCCGCACCCTGGCCACCCTCTACGCCAGCGGCATCAACATCCTGGCGGCCCTCGACGCCGCGCGCGACCTGGCCGGCAACCGCTACGTCGCCGCGCTGATCGACGAGGTGCAGGACCGCATCGCCAAGGGCGAGTCGCTCTCGCAGGCGCTCTCGCACGAGCCCGAGGTCTTCGTCCCCATGTTCACCCGCATGGTGAGCATCGGCGAGGAGTCGGGCGAGCTCGACCGCATGCTCGACCAGGTGGGGCACCACCTCGAACGCGAGGTGGACCACACCACGAAGCGGCTCTCCGGCATGATCGAGCCGGTCATGACGGTGGTCCTGGGCGTGATCGTCCTCTTCGTGGCACTCGCCCTCTACCTGCCGCTCTTCGAGCTCCCGGGTAAGGTGATGGGCCGATGAAC
This genomic stretch from Oceanithermus profundus DSM 14977 harbors:
- a CDS encoding type II secretion system protein: MRRRRGFTLVEVTVALVVLALGGAAVTAALLGVERSAREAQRLGAQLAALENAAEAVRRLPAPPSQERPCPGLRAADYPELGAFRCVVRPLPGGGRAVEVVLLDGAGRVLAATVGVTR
- a CDS encoding prepilin-type N-terminal cleavage/methylation domain-containing protein, encoding MRRAGGFTLVELAVAGLLAAIVALMAAMLFVPSVRMWQQAQQAFAVQGDHLAVRRAFLDDVHRAVDGRVVRGELVLRRNDGRRVCYRFRAGRLERAEASRSCRSDAFAALTTLNGYAGRFEVTGPAVRLRFTRLPGDASLPEVYAVTRAAAALR
- a CDS encoding PilN domain-containing protein, whose protein sequence is MAELYCTARTLFLYTTELIEHPLEGVISGGEPDYEHLVAEVRGFLRAQRVRGPLYLGLSSEFLLLRTALFPVLEGFPLAEAVLAEAERSPFWGQHDLTIDYELLDTVDEHRRRVLFAAMPAQAVAALTRRLRPRRLEPLPLAIWRASRSQFEGRESWIVLETLTNSMALFEQGRLTDFRQLAHPLAEGGQALVDEVVRSLQLFGRYEPVEAAWLFGLPEPPPAPEGLPAQEVVQSAQPGVLKAAAWRREPPGLDLRPRRRRLGEGLPREAQRALLWSSFWLALGVSGYAVLNAQLQGQRSINEGLRRDIARLEAVRPEEQEPLPEGVTTGLLERVSGALPEGTWLDGIQVDEFKLVLRGHALDPRAPQVLARRLEAPPAWTQWDEEGEDFAWEVSLELPQ
- a CDS encoding GspE/PulE family protein, producing MSYRSKLGELLLRRGYITEEQLQDALREQARTGERLGQVLLRRGYLKEEDLVRALATQQQAEVVHLGQVEADPEAVALVDDRFARKHLVFPYRLDGHRLYVAMANPGDLKLIDELRYMTGREIVPQLASDSEILHALNRALGRATIEEARPANPAPLEEALPEPEASPAVRTADALLRDAIAAGASDLHLDPAEHQLVVRMRVDGVLQELRRLSKDEAPAVVARFKILAGLDIAERRRPQDGHFSFVYEGKRHEVRIASVGTLWGEQVVLRIIYPTAVRLGLEQLGMFRPELEKFSKLVRSPHGILFVTGPTGSGKTTTLYAALEHIYTPQRNFITIEDPVEFPLEGVNQIPVQPRIGLGFAQVLRAALRLDPDVILVGEVRDTETLDTALRAALTGHFVLATLHANDALSAVSRLIEMGAERYLLASTLRGIVAQRLVRRVCPQCGEWRPLTEEERWFLSGEAPPKERRGQGCSYCRNTGYTGRLGLYEVFAFDRESLRIVGEGEGEPALRAYAEKIEHRTLREIGLLQVREGQTTVEELMRVLGMLEA
- a CDS encoding type II secretion system F family protein, whose protein sequence is MRYLYLASDESGTRTAEGVIEAENLQEARRRLREMGLFPLRLAPAGRRRRHRRPGSGDLVLFMEQFATLIGAGVSLVQALHTLSLQSPHPTLRHAAQQVRSRVEGGAGLAEAMGEFPEAFPPIVVRMVAAAELSGSLEETLRRVARYLDDAFELQQKIRSALTYPFFAITIVLLAVVALLVVVVPVFQKLYAGAGAELPGITLALLAVSDAVRRYAPLILLGAVLLVWAFRRWRATPTGGYLIDRALLGLPVFGPIAHKSGLARFARTLATLYASGINILAALDAARDLAGNRYVAALIDEVQDRIAKGESLSQALSHEPEVFVPMFTRMVSIGEESGELDRMLDQVGHHLEREVDHTTKRLSGMIEPVMTVVLGVIVLFVALALYLPLFELPGKVMGR